The Mauremys reevesii isolate NIE-2019 linkage group 1, ASM1616193v1, whole genome shotgun sequence genome has a segment encoding these proteins:
- the LOC120373076 gene encoding golgin subfamily A member 3-like, whose protein sequence is MGTAASADLIRITERWGEKFPSLSRLLRWGRGRGLSVQPSTIFDKTVWERLGCEFWKLVTQGDKEAFSLSPVWLTAQRRLEEFEDEREQLQKMADFAVTLEQELEQVKLILHQRDLQFESSQQEHLVLMKQLTLTQESLHTKEQSLNDLQTQYDELVARLEEFQGDIISKEDTIQYLQNEKIVLEVALQAAKASKEELDEGANFLGESTEAESEILAQLSQVENLQQETASLKKQTQKVKEQFLQQKVMVEAYRRDASSQDQLISELKSTKKWLDLEVKELKRELLKLQSEKQSIDVECSRLQKEVSQVHQQMVELESHLQSVQKERDDMEIQLQSLQIDKEQITSLAEVNEVLKLQVEHMQEEAKKAITEQKQKMKRLGLDLISAQKEMKTKHKAYENAVGILSCRLQEALIAKESSELELSNLKAQIADGRNNQASHERIQALEIELQAVSHSKMMLEKELQKVISLTSQELEEYREKVIELEDELQESRGFRRKIKHLEEINKKLALELEHERGKLTGLGQSNTALREHSNIPETVLAEREADLVQLNFRVQAVLKRKEKEDQQMRQLIQASQTALEREKSKVNNLGEQVAAARVGAAHDRRHYRAAVLELSEIKKELQAKELLVQALQAEADKLQAIIERAHASLKALLLRQKGGICSERADALDKTPAARLLKALYVLNWLHLEFEC, encoded by the exons atgggaaccGCTGCGTCAGCAGATCTGATACGCATCACGGAGCGGTGGGGAGAAAAGTTCCCCTCGTTATCCCGCCTGTTGCGGTGGGGACGAGGAAGGGGACTTTCCGTTCAACCAAGTACAatatttgataaaactgtttgggagcggttGGGCTGTGAGTTTTGGAAATTGGtgactcagggcgataaggaggctttctccctgagtccagtatggctcACCGCGCAGAGACGACTGGAGGAGTTTGAGGATGAGAGAGAACAACTGCAGAAAATGGCTGATTTTGCAGTAACACTGGAACAAGAACTGGAACAGGTTAAATTGATTCTGCATCAGCGAGATCTGCAGTTTGAATCTTCACAGCAAGAGCATTTAGTGCTCATGAAGCAGCTCACTTTAACCCAAGAATCATTACACACCAAAGAGCAATCCCTAAATGACCTACAGACTCAATATGATGAGCTGGTGGCCAGGTTAGAGGAATTCCAGGGTGATATTATTTCCAAGGAGGACACGATCCAATATTTGCAGAATGAGAAGATTGTCCTAGAggtagctctgcaggcagcaaaaGCAAGCAAAGAAGAACTTGATGAAGGAGCAAACTTCTTAGGTGAAAGTACTGAGGCAGAATCAGAAATCTTGGCACAATTGAGCCAGGTGGAAAATCTGCAACAGGAAACTGCCAGCCTGAAGAAACAGACCCAAAAAGTAAAGGAGCAGTTCCTACAGCAAAAGGTAATGGTGGAAGCTTATCGAAGAGATGCAAGTTCACAGGACCAGCTGATTAGTGAATTGAAATCTACAAAGAAGTGGCTGGATTTggaagtgaaagaattaaaaCGGGAGCTACTGAAACTTCAAAGTGAAAAGCAGTCCATTGATGTTGAATGCTCAAGACTTCAGAAGGAAGTATCCCAGGTTCACCAGCAGATGGTGGAGTTAGAAAGCCACCTCCAGTCAGTACAAAAAGAACGGGATGACATGGAGATACAGCTACAGTCTTTGCAGATTGATAAAGAACAAATAACATCTCTTGCTGAGGTGAATGAGGTATTAAAACTACAGGTAGAACACATGCAAGAGGAAGCCAAAAAGGCCatcactgaacagaaacaaaaaatgaaGCGTCTGGGGTTAGATCTGATCAGTGCACAGAAAGAAATGAAGACAAAACATAAAGCCTATGAGAACGCAGTTGGCATTCTTAGTTGCCGGCTGCAGGAAGCCCTCATTGCAAAGGAATCTTCTGAACTGGAGCTGAGCAACCTAAAAGCACAAATCGCTGATGGAAGAAATAACCAGGCTTCCCATGAAAGGATTCAAGCTTTGGAGATAGAGCTGCAGGCTGTTAGCCACAGTAAGATGATGTTGGAGAAAGAGCTGCAAAAAGTAATTTCACTCACCAGCCAGGAGCTTGAGGAGTACAGGGAAAAAGTGATTGAACTTGAGGATGAGCTTCAGGAATCTAGAGGTTTCAGGAGGAAGATAAAACATTTAGAAGAAATAAACAAGAAGTTGGCCCTCGAACTGGAACATGAACGGGGGAAGCTCACTGGTCTTGGTCAGTCTAACACTGCTTTGCGAGAGCACAGCAACATCCCCGAAACAGTActagcagagagagaggcagacctGGTGCAGCTGAATTTTCGGGTTCAAGCAGTCCTAAAGCGTAAAGAGAAGGAGGATCAGCAAATGAGGCAACTTATTCAAGCCTCACAGACTGCCTTAGAAAGAGAAAAGTCAAAAGTTAATAACCTTGGGGAGCAGGTTGCGGCAGCCAGGGTGGGTGCAGCACATGACCGTCGTCATTATAGAGCTGCTGTTCTTGAGCTAAGTGAAATTAAGAAAGAGCTACAAGCCAAAGAACTGCTTGTCCAAGCCCTTCAGGCTGAAGCAGACAAACTACAAGCTATTATTGAACGTGCTCACGCCTCTCTGAAGGCGCTCCTCTTAAGACAGAAAGGGGGGATTTGCAGTGAGCGGGCAGACGCCTTGGATAAGACGCCTGCCGCTCGGTTGCTGAAAGCTCTTTACGTGCTTAATTGGTTACATCTTG AATTTGAGTGTTGA